A window of the Vibrio pomeroyi genome harbors these coding sequences:
- a CDS encoding zonular occludens toxin domain-containing protein: MAITIRTGANGSYKSAYTAYFSIYQALKAGRTVVTNIEGMQPLNVIEERFNIQFPSTAKLFRISSRDESGVHLWTHFFCWCPIGALIVIDECQDIFSKNVGFDIRKVKYKPLSDFITQSPRDGLLPKDYERFFNSRYTPANMDELQDSEIDDRGIAEYDSEGRIIYPHSFNEGFMRHRKYDWDIELLSPDWKQIDSGIKACANQNFFHKGRDQFFWTKRNPYILKHDKSVSTPVIPKKKDVNLTNQKIPLDSFLLYKSTGTGSAKQQLAMNTLFRSPKAILVFLLSIFCFGYIIYDLSNRYFETTETVEEAGQATSSAPVPKQSETLPSKNSEDSGDVSSSGDSSKGTDKDSLSHVPIAEVLPFEGIKKAFVTGVNFAIKNGSIERHVSIEVEALDGFYSVNEHFLKAYDITFDRIDDCLLKLNRGQLSKLITCKPYAAAAATLPEVSRADVSLF; this comes from the coding sequence ATGGCTATTACCATAAGAACGGGGGCTAACGGCTCTTACAAATCTGCATACACGGCTTACTTCTCTATCTATCAAGCTCTAAAAGCAGGTAGAACGGTTGTAACTAACATCGAGGGTATGCAGCCTTTAAACGTCATTGAAGAGCGATTTAATATCCAGTTTCCTAGCACCGCTAAACTCTTTCGTATTAGCTCTAGGGACGAATCTGGCGTTCACCTATGGACACACTTTTTCTGTTGGTGCCCTATTGGCGCTCTGATTGTTATAGATGAATGTCAGGATATCTTCTCTAAAAACGTGGGCTTCGATATACGTAAAGTGAAGTACAAACCTTTGTCTGACTTCATCACCCAATCGCCTCGTGACGGTTTATTACCGAAAGACTATGAGCGCTTTTTCAATTCTCGTTACACCCCTGCGAACATGGACGAATTACAAGATTCTGAAATCGATGATAGAGGCATTGCTGAGTACGATTCAGAAGGCAGAATTATCTATCCTCACAGCTTCAATGAAGGATTCATGAGGCACCGAAAGTATGATTGGGATATCGAGTTACTTTCACCTGACTGGAAGCAAATCGATTCAGGAATCAAGGCATGTGCAAACCAAAATTTCTTTCATAAGGGACGCGATCAGTTTTTCTGGACGAAACGAAATCCTTATATCTTGAAGCATGACAAATCGGTATCAACACCAGTCATTCCCAAAAAGAAGGACGTTAACTTAACCAACCAAAAAATCCCTCTAGACTCTTTCCTACTTTACAAATCTACGGGGACAGGCAGCGCCAAACAACAACTCGCTATGAATACGCTTTTTCGTAGTCCTAAAGCTATTTTGGTTTTCCTTTTATCCATATTCTGTTTCGGGTACATAATCTATGACTTATCCAATCGTTATTTTGAAACTACTGAGACGGTGGAGGAAGCGGGACAAGCAACGTCTTCAGCTCCCGTTCCTAAGCAAAGTGAAACACTACCTAGCAAAAATAGTGAAGATTCTGGGGATGTATCTTCTAGTGGGGATAGCAGTAAAGGCACTGACAAAGATAGCCTTTCTCATGTTCCTATAGCTGAGGTGCTTCCTTTTGAGGGAATTAAGAAAGCGTTTGTAACGGGTGTGAACTTCGCGATTAAAAACGGTTCTATTGAACGTCATGTTAGCATCGAGGTGGAAGCGCTCGATGGTTTCTACTCTGTAAACGAACACTTCCTAAAAGCTTACGACATTACGTTTGACCGGATTGATGATTGCTTGTTGAAGCTGAACAGAGGCCAGCTGTCGAAGTTGATAACATGTAAGCCATACGCAGCTGCCGCGGCCACTTTGCCAGAAGTGAGTCGAGCTGATGTCAGTTTGTTTTAA
- a CDS encoding FixH family protein — protein sequence MVKPWYKQFWPWFLIALPATVVIWTIMTVIVFTQNSVDLVTEDYYKKGKGINVDISKVNIAKELGLSALVNEKGNSVIITLDKGKLEHFPAISAMFVHRTLPDRDFTQLLTADASGNYTLTLDHEMQGPWFIELSPHDSEWLVQGRMNFPIETPTQLTN from the coding sequence ATGGTAAAGCCTTGGTATAAACAGTTTTGGCCGTGGTTCTTAATCGCGTTGCCAGCAACAGTAGTTATTTGGACCATCATGACGGTTATTGTGTTTACACAGAACTCTGTAGACCTAGTGACTGAGGATTACTATAAAAAAGGAAAAGGCATTAATGTCGATATTTCGAAAGTAAACATCGCTAAAGAATTAGGCTTGTCAGCTTTAGTTAACGAGAAAGGTAACTCAGTTATCATTACTCTAGACAAAGGTAAACTTGAGCACTTCCCTGCTATTAGCGCGATGTTCGTCCACAGAACGCTGCCTGACCGCGATTTCACTCAACTGCTGACTGCAGATGCGAGCGGCAATTACACCTTGACTCTAGACCACGAAATGCAAGGTCCATGGTTTATCGAGCTGTCTCCGCACGATTCAGAATGGTTAGTGCAAGGTCGTATGAACTTCCCTATTGAAACTCCTACTCAACTAACGAACTAA
- a CDS encoding FIST signal transduction protein: protein MKFLSKVSYSLDDKIAVDELLNGVENPDNIACLICYCTEEYSTLAVQRYFVDALPNTPIHGCTTCHGIMTETGFHSGPVIGVLIIYDSGINAYGTGIEHFGKSIEQSTFSAIDRALINANREGEIPDLILLHSTPGNEEKVMAAIDNKFGTEVPIIGGSAADNQVSGNWSIFTEESLSINGVSLTVVFASQSIYSSFSAGHTPTRYSGTVTKVRNRILLEIDHRPAVTVYNEWTNFHLGGSDDGYIFEKSSVYPLGRKVGSSYDYPYFKLSHSIRETECNGIELFTDISEGDTIYLMQGSKQQLISRAANIIHSSYYNDMDLEEKLGAINIFCAGPMLNLKQDMDEVCDQINQALNGLPYICPFTFGEQGRLSGGENAHGNLMVSSATFYRLKK, encoded by the coding sequence ATGAAATTTCTATCAAAAGTCTCTTATTCGCTAGACGATAAAATCGCGGTAGATGAGTTGCTCAATGGGGTCGAAAACCCTGACAATATTGCCTGTCTTATTTGTTACTGCACAGAAGAGTACTCCACGCTCGCTGTGCAGAGATATTTCGTAGATGCTCTCCCAAACACTCCTATCCATGGCTGTACCACTTGTCACGGTATCATGACTGAAACGGGGTTCCATTCAGGCCCGGTAATTGGCGTCCTCATCATTTATGACTCAGGCATCAACGCCTATGGCACGGGAATCGAGCACTTTGGCAAGTCTATAGAACAAAGCACCTTCAGCGCGATAGATAGAGCACTTATAAACGCCAACCGTGAAGGTGAAATCCCCGATCTTATCTTATTGCATTCCACACCCGGGAACGAAGAGAAGGTGATGGCAGCCATCGATAACAAGTTCGGTACCGAGGTACCTATTATCGGAGGCAGTGCCGCGGACAATCAGGTTTCTGGAAATTGGAGCATCTTTACCGAGGAGTCACTCTCTATCAATGGTGTGTCTTTAACCGTCGTATTTGCATCCCAGTCTATCTATTCCTCATTCAGTGCTGGTCACACACCAACGCGTTATTCAGGCACCGTGACCAAAGTACGAAACAGAATATTATTAGAAATAGATCATAGGCCTGCAGTCACTGTTTATAACGAATGGACAAACTTCCATTTAGGTGGCAGCGATGATGGCTATATCTTTGAAAAGTCGTCTGTTTATCCATTGGGCAGAAAGGTCGGTTCGTCTTACGACTACCCATATTTCAAGCTGTCTCACTCGATTAGAGAAACAGAATGCAATGGGATTGAGCTCTTCACGGACATCAGTGAAGGCGACACCATCTATTTAATGCAAGGCTCTAAGCAACAGTTAATAAGCCGTGCCGCTAATATCATTCATTCTTCTTATTACAACGATATGGATCTTGAAGAGAAGCTCGGAGCAATCAACATCTTTTGCGCGGGCCCAATGCTCAACCTAAAGCAAGACATGGATGAAGTTTGTGACCAAATAAATCAAGCACTTAATGGGCTTCCATACATATGTCCATTCACTTTTGGTGAACAAGGCAGGCTTTCTGGTGGTGAGAACGCACACGGAAACTTAATGGTGTCGTCAGCAACGTTTTATAGGTTAAAGAAGTAA
- a CDS encoding DUF3693 domain-containing protein: MYSSELINAYKKAKNYIQDKQVAHDLNLDPPKISKIRKGVRQLTDSEAVFLAENSGIDPEIALLGCHADRNENPEIKQMWEHIAKKYNGLGLKAISMTCAGLALMAATPNKALANCVLCILC; this comes from the coding sequence ATGTACTCATCAGAATTAATTAATGCCTACAAAAAGGCGAAAAACTACATACAAGACAAGCAAGTTGCACACGACTTGAACCTTGATCCACCGAAGATAAGTAAAATTAGAAAAGGTGTTCGCCAACTTACTGATTCAGAAGCAGTTTTCTTGGCTGAGAACTCAGGTATTGACCCTGAGATTGCATTGCTTGGTTGTCACGCTGACCGCAACGAAAATCCAGAGATTAAACAGATGTGGGAACACATTGCAAAAAAGTACAACGGGCTAGGATTAAAAGCGATTTCAATGACTTGCGCAGGATTAGCACTGATGGCAGCCACCCCAAATAAAGCACTAGCCAACTGCGTATTATGTATATTATGTTAA
- a CDS encoding regulator, which produces MKYREMSKNYIFRELECQMTKEEVAELCFKSVRTVTGWDEGNPIPPECKRLMRMAKGRELSISEDWEQFKMLYDRMELPTGQVVRPQQILAGIALLGIQSELEIKTSTHLLGIARAIAKIKA; this is translated from the coding sequence TTGAAGTATCGCGAAATGAGTAAGAATTACATTTTTCGAGAGTTAGAGTGCCAAATGACGAAAGAAGAGGTCGCTGAACTGTGTTTTAAATCTGTGAGAACAGTCACAGGTTGGGATGAAGGAAACCCAATACCTCCAGAGTGTAAAAGGCTCATGAGAATGGCCAAAGGTCGGGAACTAAGCATTAGTGAAGACTGGGAGCAGTTCAAAATGTTATACGACAGGATGGAGCTGCCTACGGGGCAAGTCGTGAGGCCGCAACAAATTTTGGCAGGGATTGCGCTGTTAGGGATTCAATCTGAGTTAGAGATAAAGACTTCGACACATCTTCTTGGAATAGCTAGAGCGATCGCTAAAATTAAGGCGTAA
- the ccoP gene encoding cytochrome-c oxidase, cbb3-type subunit III, whose protein sequence is MSTFWSIWVSAITIGTLIGCAVLLRWCFKDKTGVEEGHDMGHEYDGIRELNNPLPKWWTYLFISTIVFAAVYLALYPGLGNFKGLLGWTSSNQEVRSIEESRSAIAAAQANKQLDAYAKELDDADTYFGEAFRKLAHDENGLRSIPDIASDADAIKVGQRLFLQNCSQCHGSDARGQKGFPNLTDDAWLYGGEPEAIVTTVMHGRVGQMPGWKDALGEEGVKEVVSYTLSLSGRSVNAREAEAGKARFVVCAACHGTDGKGNPAVGAPDLTDRDWLFGDSRADVTETVMYGRSGVMPAWKDILGEDKVQLVSSYVWSLSNSDNK, encoded by the coding sequence ATGAGTACATTCTGGAGTATCTGGGTTAGTGCGATTACGATTGGTACCCTAATTGGTTGTGCTGTCTTACTTCGTTGGTGTTTTAAAGACAAAACAGGCGTTGAAGAAGGTCATGATATGGGCCATGAATACGATGGTATTCGTGAGCTTAACAACCCACTACCAAAATGGTGGACATACCTTTTCATCAGTACGATTGTTTTTGCAGCGGTTTACCTTGCTCTATACCCAGGCCTTGGCAACTTTAAAGGTCTACTAGGTTGGACGAGTTCAAACCAAGAAGTTCGTAGCATTGAAGAGTCTCGCTCTGCAATTGCTGCTGCGCAAGCAAACAAACAGTTAGATGCGTACGCGAAAGAGCTTGATGATGCAGACACCTACTTCGGTGAAGCATTCAGAAAGCTTGCTCACGACGAAAACGGTTTACGTTCAATCCCCGACATTGCATCAGATGCTGACGCAATCAAAGTGGGTCAACGTTTATTCTTGCAAAACTGTTCTCAGTGTCACGGCTCTGATGCACGTGGTCAGAAAGGTTTCCCTAACCTAACTGACGATGCATGGCTATATGGCGGCGAACCTGAGGCTATCGTAACAACAGTTATGCACGGTCGTGTTGGTCAAATGCCAGGTTGGAAAGACGCGCTTGGCGAAGAAGGCGTAAAAGAAGTAGTTAGCTACACTCTTAGCCTTTCTGGTCGTAGCGTAAACGCACGTGAAGCGGAAGCGGGTAAAGCTCGCTTTGTAGTGTGTGCAGCGTGTCACGGTACTGACGGTAAGGGTAACCCTGCTGTTGGCGCTCCTGACCTCACTGACCGCGATTGGTTGTTTGGCGATTCTCGCGCAGATGTAACTGAAACAGTTATGTACGGACGTTCTGGCGTAATGCCTGCTTGGAAAGACATTCTAGGCGAAGACAAAGTACAACTGGTTTCATCTTACGTGTGGAGCTTAAGCAACTCGGATAATAAGTAA
- a CDS encoding DUF1293 family protein yields MPTITGIAIKRFPKSNMEFAELSVLRAVEEVDNEKFQQTGIGFSTDIPYNKQALKIDVAYARQLIQSRAFVANRDYELSFGANPNDPLDILVNKLVPVDEEVKKHFDNFMKANKA; encoded by the coding sequence ATGCCTACAATAACTGGTATTGCTATCAAGCGTTTCCCTAAATCTAATATGGAGTTCGCTGAGCTGTCTGTCCTACGTGCCGTAGAAGAAGTTGATAACGAGAAGTTTCAGCAAACGGGCATCGGCTTCTCAACTGATATCCCTTATAACAAGCAAGCACTGAAAATTGATGTTGCCTATGCTCGTCAACTTATCCAATCACGCGCTTTTGTCGCTAACCGTGACTACGAACTGAGCTTTGGTGCTAACCCAAATGATCCACTCGATATCTTGGTAAACAAGCTTGTTCCTGTCGATGAAGAAGTCAAAAAGCACTTCGATAACTTTATGAAAGCTAACAAGGCTTAA
- the ccoO gene encoding cytochrome-c oxidase, cbb3-type subunit II, with amino-acid sequence MSSNSNNRHELVEKNVGLLAILIVIAISFGALVEITPLIFQKQTTEPVENLRVYSALEMEGRDIYIREGCNVCHSQMIRPFRSETERYGHYSVAGESVWEHPFLWGSKRTGPDLARVGDRYSDEWHRVHLIDPRELVPESNMPGFPWLAENVLDGKLTQQKLELFRNQFGVPYTDEQIANAKQDVEGKTEMDAIIAYLQSLGHAMK; translated from the coding sequence ATGAGCTCAAATTCAAATAATCGCCATGAGTTGGTAGAGAAGAACGTTGGCCTACTAGCGATCTTGATCGTTATTGCTATCAGTTTTGGTGCTTTAGTAGAAATTACCCCTCTTATCTTCCAAAAGCAGACGACTGAACCTGTAGAAAACCTACGCGTTTACTCTGCTCTGGAAATGGAAGGTCGTGATATCTATATTCGTGAAGGTTGTAACGTATGTCACAGCCAAATGATTCGTCCTTTCCGCTCTGAGACTGAACGTTACGGCCACTACTCTGTAGCTGGCGAAAGCGTTTGGGAACACCCATTCCTATGGGGCTCTAAGCGTACTGGTCCTGATCTAGCACGTGTTGGTGATCGTTACTCTGATGAGTGGCACCGTGTTCACCTTATCGACCCTCGTGAACTTGTTCCTGAATCAAACATGCCTGGTTTCCCATGGCTTGCTGAGAATGTACTTGATGGCAAATTGACTCAACAGAAGCTTGAACTCTTCCGTAATCAATTTGGTGTTCCTTACACAGACGAACAAATTGCTAACGCTAAACAAGATGTTGAAGGAAAAACAGAGATGGATGCAATCATCGCTTACCTTCAATCGCTTGGCCACGCAATGAAATAA
- a CDS encoding replication initiation factor domain-containing protein: protein MPSKKPHKFHDEIRPVQVDHLAFSFSYGSLRHLDSSNEQDFINMQFPEFKKQSVNGRLNSPEAIEKSIELHRNKCRKVLADRFDEFMSRVFNFRISPMRGRGLHGYEDSMVIYDSTGTVECGLVGVGGNNDTVYVQINGTGCAKLFDFTTHKKVHWWLSLLGITRLARLDLCVDDYTGIFDCKYAEKCFYEGAFRTASRGRGPTMVPHKRVSQSGELSEEAVLVGSRTSAIYWRVYNKKFEQNIADPEVIWYRNEVELKKCDLALLASPASAFAGLCDFSASIDPAEPMKIELNKKKAGLEFFARIAWVRRQCGKALSEVIAMTDGDLGEAFGMLIPTHHRRANFETSLGIPDEYTKQKIEILESRICLQ, encoded by the coding sequence ATGCCATCTAAAAAACCACATAAGTTTCATGATGAGATTCGTCCGGTTCAAGTGGATCACTTAGCGTTTTCGTTTTCGTACGGCTCGCTTAGACATTTGGACAGCTCGAACGAACAAGACTTTATCAACATGCAGTTTCCTGAGTTTAAAAAGCAAAGCGTCAACGGCCGCCTTAACTCACCTGAAGCTATAGAGAAATCAATTGAGTTACACCGTAACAAATGTCGTAAGGTTTTGGCTGATAGGTTTGATGAGTTCATGTCTAGAGTCTTTAACTTCCGCATATCTCCTATGCGTGGCCGTGGCTTACATGGTTATGAGGATTCGATGGTGATTTACGATTCTACGGGAACGGTTGAATGTGGCTTGGTTGGTGTTGGCGGCAACAACGATACGGTCTACGTGCAAATCAATGGTACGGGTTGCGCTAAGTTGTTCGACTTCACCACACACAAAAAGGTGCACTGGTGGCTGTCACTTTTAGGTATCACTCGCCTAGCCCGTTTAGATCTCTGCGTGGATGACTACACCGGAATCTTTGACTGTAAGTATGCTGAGAAATGTTTTTATGAGGGAGCATTTCGCACTGCTTCTCGTGGTCGCGGTCCCACAATGGTTCCTCATAAGCGCGTTTCACAATCCGGTGAATTGTCAGAGGAAGCCGTTCTTGTTGGCTCTCGTACCTCTGCAATCTATTGGCGCGTGTACAACAAGAAGTTTGAGCAAAACATCGCTGACCCTGAAGTAATTTGGTACCGCAATGAAGTGGAATTGAAGAAGTGCGATCTGGCACTACTCGCCTCGCCTGCTTCGGCCTTTGCTGGTCTATGTGACTTCTCGGCCAGTATCGACCCTGCTGAACCAATGAAGATTGAACTTAACAAAAAGAAAGCAGGACTTGAGTTCTTTGCTCGTATTGCTTGGGTTCGTCGTCAATGTGGTAAGGCACTCTCTGAAGTTATAGCAATGACAGATGGTGACTTGGGTGAAGCCTTTGGAATGCTCATTCCTACGCATCATAGACGTGCAAACTTTGAAACCTCGTTAGGCATTCCTGACGAATACACTAAACAGAAAATCGAAATTTTGGAGTCAAGAATATGCCTACAATAA
- a CDS encoding ATP-binding protein — MGSEGQEALQEARIELQKLKARERKLAEENRVILSTISAISKASNISEIFSSLEFVLKKYIKFDDFIVVSRVGNEGSFKTLLTNNKVFEQMNWTDCGKLSRVINGECAILFEPKSLGEFNSLHPIVLDQINSVLITGIDSGLTQSVIIFIHSNTKHFSIETKATLNRFRPLIERAVFDIENKEKLEATVRERTAELVTARKDAERANKAKSEFLAMMSHELRTPLNAIIGLIDTLKSTSLNEEQQSILLNMSTSSELLLAIISDVLDFSKIESGCFSLSPQWSNVRDTVTFVLSEQKKTADDKGLALTVTSDIPEGELHYLDPSRLAQILFNLIGNAIKFTEQGHVHVSIKYQQSSFYITVEDTGIGISSQQLASLFSPFVQADSTITRRFGGTGLGLAITKRLVELMRGRISVESEPGKGSRFEVQLPVLTRVTNNLSEDVQDDCTRELRSRYSVLVVEDNPTNQMVIKLILTRQGHEVFIASNGEEAIGFIERGNDSIDIILMDVSMPVMDGLTTTKYMREANIQTPIVALTAHTSVEDRFSCLDVGMNDFVTKPVRTKEITEAIDRLMLEI, encoded by the coding sequence ATGGGATCGGAAGGTCAAGAAGCGCTACAAGAAGCACGTATTGAACTGCAAAAACTGAAAGCCCGTGAGCGAAAACTGGCTGAAGAGAATAGGGTGATCTTATCAACCATCTCTGCAATCAGTAAGGCGAGTAATATCTCCGAGATCTTCTCTAGTCTTGAGTTCGTGCTCAAAAAGTACATTAAGTTTGATGACTTTATCGTGGTATCAAGGGTAGGGAACGAAGGCAGTTTCAAGACCCTGTTAACCAATAACAAAGTCTTCGAACAAATGAACTGGACAGATTGCGGTAAACTATCTCGAGTCATCAATGGAGAATGCGCCATCCTTTTTGAACCCAAATCACTGGGTGAATTCAACTCTTTGCATCCCATTGTTCTCGACCAGATTAACTCCGTTCTAATTACCGGAATTGATAGCGGGCTCACACAGTCCGTGATCATCTTTATCCACTCCAATACCAAACATTTCAGTATTGAAACCAAAGCGACGCTTAACCGTTTTAGACCTCTAATTGAACGTGCGGTTTTCGATATTGAAAACAAAGAAAAGCTTGAAGCCACAGTTCGAGAACGCACCGCAGAGCTAGTCACAGCAAGGAAAGATGCAGAAAGAGCCAACAAGGCTAAGTCTGAATTCCTAGCCATGATGAGTCATGAATTAAGAACTCCTTTGAACGCGATTATAGGCCTAATCGATACTCTAAAATCGACATCACTCAACGAAGAACAACAGTCTATACTGCTTAATATGAGTACATCATCTGAATTACTATTAGCGATCATCAGCGACGTATTGGACTTTTCAAAAATTGAGTCTGGGTGTTTCTCGTTGTCGCCTCAATGGAGTAACGTAAGAGACACTGTAACGTTTGTTTTATCTGAACAAAAGAAGACGGCAGACGATAAAGGATTAGCACTAACCGTAACCAGCGATATCCCTGAAGGTGAACTTCATTACCTTGACCCAAGCCGTTTGGCACAGATCTTATTTAATCTGATTGGCAACGCGATTAAGTTCACTGAGCAAGGACATGTTCATGTGTCTATCAAATACCAGCAAAGCTCGTTCTATATAACGGTAGAAGACACTGGGATTGGCATTAGCTCGCAGCAACTTGCTTCTTTGTTCAGTCCATTTGTTCAAGCCGACAGCACGATCACACGACGATTTGGTGGTACTGGTTTAGGCTTGGCTATCACTAAACGACTTGTTGAACTGATGCGTGGACGTATATCTGTAGAGAGTGAACCAGGAAAAGGCTCTAGATTTGAAGTACAGTTACCAGTGCTAACTAGAGTAACAAACAATCTCTCTGAGGATGTACAAGATGACTGTACGCGAGAGCTAAGAAGCCGATACTCAGTTTTGGTCGTTGAAGACAACCCAACGAATCAAATGGTGATTAAGTTAATCCTAACAAGACAAGGCCACGAGGTTTTCATTGCAAGTAATGGTGAAGAAGCAATTGGCTTCATTGAAAGAGGCAACGATTCAATAGACATTATCCTAATGGACGTATCAATGCCGGTCATGGATGGATTGACCACAACCAAATACATGAGAGAAGCCAACATCCAAACACCAATCGTCGCGCTAACAGCACACACATCAGTAGAAGACAGATTTTCATGTTTAGATGTCGGTATGAATGATTTCGTTACCAAACCAGTAAGAACCAAAGAGATCACAGAAGCTATTGATCGATTAATGCTAGAGATCTAA
- the ccoN gene encoding cytochrome-c oxidase, cbb3-type subunit I encodes MSQEKQLEQNYNYTVVRQFTLVTILWGIVGMGVGVLIAAQLVWPQLNFDTPWLTYSRLRPLHTNAVIFAFGTSALFATSYYVVQRTCQTRLFGGPLVAFTFWGWQAIILSAAITLPLGLTSGKEYAELEWPIDIAITLVWVAYAVVFFGTMIKRKTSHIYVANWFFGAFIITVAVLHIVNSLAVPVSAFKSYSIYSGAIDAMVQWWYGHNAVGFLLTAGFLGMMYYFVPKQAGRPVYSYRLSIVHFWALVSLYIWAGPHHLHYTALPDWTQSLGMVMSLVLFAPSWGGMINGIMTLSGAWHKLRYDPILRFLIVSLSFYGMSTFEGPMMAIKTVNALSHYTDWTIGHVHSGALGWVAMVSIGSVYHLVPKLFGQERMYSVSLINVHFWLATIGTVFYIVAMWISGVMQGLMWRAVNSDGTLTYSFVESVEASYPFYFVRFLGGFIFLSGMFLMAYNTYKTVSAPKDSLKAIAQPA; translated from the coding sequence ATGAGCCAAGAAAAGCAGCTTGAACAAAACTACAACTATACGGTCGTCCGTCAATTTACCCTCGTTACAATTTTGTGGGGTATTGTCGGTATGGGCGTTGGTGTTTTGATTGCCGCTCAATTAGTTTGGCCACAGCTAAACTTTGATACGCCGTGGTTGACGTACAGTCGTTTACGTCCCCTGCATACTAATGCGGTTATTTTTGCGTTCGGTACAAGTGCGCTGTTTGCAACATCATATTATGTTGTGCAACGTACCTGTCAGACGCGTCTCTTTGGTGGCCCTCTCGTAGCCTTTACCTTTTGGGGTTGGCAAGCGATTATCCTGTCCGCTGCAATTACTTTACCGTTAGGTTTGACCTCTGGTAAAGAATACGCAGAACTAGAATGGCCAATCGATATTGCTATTACTCTTGTGTGGGTAGCTTATGCGGTCGTGTTCTTCGGAACTATGATTAAGCGTAAAACATCGCACATTTACGTAGCAAACTGGTTCTTCGGAGCCTTCATCATCACGGTTGCCGTGTTGCACATCGTTAACAGCCTGGCTGTTCCTGTATCTGCGTTTAAATCGTACTCGATTTACTCAGGTGCAATTGATGCAATGGTGCAATGGTGGTACGGACACAATGCGGTAGGCTTCCTATTGACAGCTGGTTTCCTAGGTATGATGTACTACTTCGTTCCTAAACAAGCTGGTCGCCCTGTTTATTCTTACCGTTTGTCGATCGTTCACTTCTGGGCTCTTGTGTCTCTGTATATCTGGGCTGGTCCTCACCACCTACACTACACTGCACTTCCTGACTGGACTCAGTCTCTAGGTATGGTTATGTCTTTGGTTCTGTTTGCTCCTTCTTGGGGTGGCATGATCAACGGTATTATGACTCTATCTGGCGCGTGGCATAAGCTTCGCTATGACCCAATCCTACGTTTCCTAATCGTTTCTCTATCATTCTACGGCATGTCGACTTTCGAAGGCCCAATGATGGCAATCAAAACGGTTAACGCACTATCTCACTACACGGACTGGACTATCGGTCACGTTCACTCTGGTGCGTTAGGTTGGGTTGCAATGGTTTCTATCGGTTCGGTTTACCACTTAGTTCCTAAACTATTTGGTCAAGAGCGTATGTACTCTGTATCTCTAATCAATGTTCACTTCTGGTTAGCAACGATTGGTACGGTTTTCTACATTGTTGCAATGTGGATCTCTGGTGTGATGCAAGGTCTGATGTGGCGTGCAGTTAACTCTGACGGTACATTAACTTACAGCTTCGTTGAATCTGTAGAAGCGTCTTACCCGTTCTACTTTGTACGTTTCCTAGGTGGTTTCATCTTCCTATCTGGTATGTTCTTAATGGCATACAACACGTACAAAACTGTTTCTGCACCTAAAGATAGCCTTAAAGCTATCGCTCAACCGGCTTAA
- a CDS encoding CcoQ/FixQ family Cbb3-type cytochrome c oxidase assembly chaperone, with the protein MDIITFQSVWTVTVFACFIGIVWWAYGKNRKSRFDEDANLVFADDEPATSSKNEGVTK; encoded by the coding sequence ATGGACATTATTACATTTCAAAGTGTTTGGACTGTGACTGTTTTTGCTTGCTTCATCGGCATCGTTTGGTGGGCATATGGCAAAAACCGTAAATCACGTTTCGACGAAGACGCGAACCTAGTGTTTGCTGATGACGAGCCAGCAACAAGTTCTAAAAATGAAGGAGTGACAAAGTAA